From the Marispirochaeta aestuarii genome, the window CAGCCCATGATAAGACTGAAGAGGGTAAACGCCTGACCGGCAAGTTTCTTGCCGGCGACCTCAGTTCGAAGGAACTGTCGGCGGCGCTCACGGAAGCAAAGAATGAGGAAGCCGAATGGCTCAGGGAGGGCAGCTTCTCAGTACTCGCTGCGAATCTGACCCTGCCCCAGGATGAGAGCTATAAAGAGAGACTCGAACGGGTACGGGAAGGACTTGTTGCCGTTACCGGGCAGAAAAAGCAGGTAAGCTACCTCTTTGAACAGGTGGAGCAGTTCTTTGAACAATACCTGGAAAACCAGGAGCAGCTCATACAGGCCCTGGAAAAGCAGTTTGCCCCTCGGCTGCGCCAGAGGGAGCAGGAAATGGAACGTCAGTTCGGACAGAGGGTAAGCCTCAATCCGGCCCAGGATCCGGAATTTTCGAAAATGCTGAAGCAGCATCTGGGAAAACTGGAAGCCCAGTACAGCGAGGCCCTCAAACAGGCAAAAGATCAGTTGCGGGCCCTCTTTCAATCCCGTTAAATTACCGCCCGCCTTTACTGCCCGAGAAAAACACACCGGGCAGGCGGGTGTAATATTCCAGAGAACGGTACAGACTGGAAAGGGAAATCCTTTCATCGACTCCGTGAAGCATTCCGGAAAAACGGTCCAGGGTCATTTCATCCCCGAAAAGGGAGAATCCGTACACCCGGGTTCCCCGGCGACGCCAGAAACGGCCGTCGGTTGCACCGCTTATAAGAATGGGAAGAATATCCGCATCCGAACGAAGGTCCTTCAGCAGTAGCCTGCTGGCCTCGACCAGGGGGCCCGAGGCAGGAGAGATGGTGGGAGGAAAGTACTCCAGGACTTCGATTTCTATCCTGTCTTTCAATCCGCGAAGCCGGGATTTCAGCCGCTTCAGTACAGTGTCCAGGTCCTCCCCCGGTATGATTCTGATATCCAGATCCAGGTGGGCCTCTCCGGGAATCACATTGATCTTCGAACCCCCTTCGATAATCCCGATGCTCGAGGTTGTGGAAGACGCGGCATGAAGCCAGCGGGCGGCCCCGGGGCTCCGTCTGTATATCCGCTTCAGACCCAGCCCGCGCAGGGGGGCCATTGTTAAAAGCAGCTCCTCCCACAGGGAAGCTGAAGCCCCGCGGGCCATGCTGCGAAAAAGGAGTCCCGGTCGATGGGGAAAACGCAGATGCCCCAGTCTTTCTCCTGCCTGTATGAGGGTATCAATGGCATTGCTGCTGCCGAAGGGGATGCTTCCGTGTCCGGACACGCCGCGGGCCGTAAGACGTATCCAGGCAACCCCTTTTTCCCCGATTCCCAGAGCGGCAGATTCTCCCCGGCGACCGGAAATAAAGAAGCCGCCGATCTCGGAAACCATATAATCGCAGGCCACCGCGTCCCAATGCTCATCTGTCAGCCAGCGGGCTCCGTATGTCCCCGAAGCCTCCTCATCCGCAAGAGCCAGATAGAGCAGGTCGCCGGGAAAAGGCCCGTTCCGCGTTACCGCTTCGGCAAAACCCACGGCCTGGGCTGCAGTCATATTCAGCATATCCACGGTGCCCCGGCCCCAGACTTCACCGTCCAGAAGCTCCCCACCGAAGGGATCCCGCTTCCAGTCAGCAGCCTCTGCGGGGACTACATCGGTGTGTCCCATAAAGGCCAGGGACGGTGCGGCCGGATCGGTCCCCGGTATTCGAAGAACAAGATTTCCCCGTCCGGGAACCTTCTCAAAGATTTCTGCCTTTAACCCATAGCCCTGAAAAAAGCGGCGCAAGCTTTCAGCAGAGCGGGATTCATGTCCGCCGTTTCCATTGTTGACGCAGGAGTTTCGGATAAGTTCCTGCAGAAGCCTGACCAGGACCTCCCGGGGATTCCTAGTGGGAACCATCTATTATCTTCAGCCACGAAGGGGGTATCATGGTTACCGGCAGAATAAAAGCCAGCTTCCCCTCACCGTCGCTGTAGAAGGAGGTGGGAATTCCGAGGAGTTCTCCAAAGGCGTTGAAAACGGACCCCCCGGAATTGCCGAAGGAGACTTCCGCATCGGTCTTGACATAGGTTCCTGTTGGGGTCTTCTCAAATCCCGAAATGATTCCCCTGGTAAGGGTGATGGAGACCCTGGAACCTGCACCGCCGTTGGAGGGATATCCAAGAATGGAGACGGGCTGTCCAAGACGCAGACGGTTGGCATCTCCAAGATTGAAGAAGGGAAAAATATAATTCCGGGGAAGCGGCTGACCGTAACGTCCGGAGCTGATCTTTACAAGGGCCAGGTCAAGAGCCTCATCGTAACGGACGACCTCTCCCCGGAAGAGCTCCTGGGGCGGGATATGCTGATTCAGGGTGGCGGCTATATAAACATCCCGGGAGGGCTGGTTTTCCGCATCCCGAACGACATGCCAGTTGGTAAGCAGATAACCGTCAGAGGAGACGAGGCTGCCGGAACCTCGTCCCTGGCTGCCGATGACCTCGACGGTTGATCCCACCGCATGCTCCACCGGGTCATCCGGATCAGGGATGGGTGGCAGGGCAAGAAGATCCTCAGGAGCTTCAGCATCCCTGGAGCTTTTCATGGTGAAGGCTACGGGGAAACTGTCAGCAACCTGATCGACAACCAGCACATGGTAGGTTCCGGTGCGAAAGGATGGCGAAGAGTTTCGGTCTATCACAATAGCTTCCCGGCCCAGGAGACTTTCGCTCCTGTACTCGGCATTTTCGGGGTTTATACCGGGGTTATTGTAAGAGATAAAGAGGTCGATATCCCCGCTTGTGTCACTGATGTCGATGCGCAGGGCGGAGTCCCATCCCTCGGTCCTGACGGCATAGAGCTTCATCATCCCCTCGTCGGGCTTGAGGATTCCCGAAACCTCATCCCCTGAGGATATCCGCTCTGTTACAGTGAGCCGTTCATAGTTGACTGAAAGACTGAATCCGATCTCATTCAGGTACCTGCCGTTCCGGCGGGGCGGCCTTTCTCTCTGGTAGGCCACATCCAGGTAGTATTCCCCGTCATAGAGCCCCTCTTCGC encodes:
- a CDS encoding DUF6657 family protein translates to MIKSALEIALERTKGIEVDKKSLAAHDKTEEGKRLTGKFLAGDLSSKELSAALTEAKNEEAEWLREGSFSVLAANLTLPQDESYKERLERVREGLVAVTGQKKQVSYLFEQVEQFFEQYLENQEQLIQALEKQFAPRLRQREQEMERQFGQRVSLNPAQDPEFSKMLKQHLGKLEAQYSEALKQAKDQLRALFQSR
- a CDS encoding M20/M25/M40 family metallo-hydrolase; the encoded protein is MVPTRNPREVLVRLLQELIRNSCVNNGNGGHESRSAESLRRFFQGYGLKAEIFEKVPGRGNLVLRIPGTDPAAPSLAFMGHTDVVPAEAADWKRDPFGGELLDGEVWGRGTVDMLNMTAAQAVGFAEAVTRNGPFPGDLLYLALADEEASGTYGARWLTDEHWDAVACDYMVSEIGGFFISGRRGESAALGIGEKGVAWIRLTARGVSGHGSIPFGSSNAIDTLIQAGERLGHLRFPHRPGLLFRSMARGASASLWEELLLTMAPLRGLGLKRIYRRSPGAARWLHAASSTTSSIGIIEGGSKINVIPGEAHLDLDIRIIPGEDLDTVLKRLKSRLRGLKDRIEIEVLEYFPPTISPASGPLVEASRLLLKDLRSDADILPILISGATDGRFWRRRGTRVYGFSLFGDEMTLDRFSGMLHGVDERISLSSLYRSLEYYTRLPGVFFSGSKGGR
- a CDS encoding trypsin-like peptidase domain-containing protein, which gives rise to MNTRFPHATTNGFVIKLSFLLFAFCLILQPLVSQEQDNNQIREETSPPVFMEPGTHTLPSDEAAEPADTDQVEDEGPDAQEQPEFEPAPVLPPLLESGRRVEGRIDLSSGVNFATYRFNVPPEAMRVVITLDDARGDLDLFVRHGADILDYSMVDAKAISDDYNETLVLSRFGEEGLYDGEYYLDVAYQRERPPRRNGRYLNEIGFSLSVNYERLTVTERISSGDEVSGILKPDEGMMKLYAVRTEGWDSALRIDISDTSGDIDLFISYNNPGINPENAEYRSESLLGREAIVIDRNSSPSFRTGTYHVLVVDQVADSFPVAFTMKSSRDAEAPEDLLALPPIPDPDDPVEHAVGSTVEVIGSQGRGSGSLVSSDGYLLTNWHVVRDAENQPSRDVYIAATLNQHIPPQELFRGEVVRYDEALDLALVKISSGRYGQPLPRNYIFPFFNLGDANRLRLGQPVSILGYPSNGGAGSRVSITLTRGIISGFEKTPTGTYVKTDAEVSFGNSGGSVFNAFGELLGIPTSFYSDGEGKLAFILPVTMIPPSWLKIIDGSH